From Micromonospora sp. NBC_01699, a single genomic window includes:
- a CDS encoding ABC transporter substrate-binding protein translates to MALVACIVLALGACSGTKVPDAPTASSGASAGAGPQTTYPLTIDNCGRVVTFTQAPRRIVLLNGASVAEVESMIALGVQEHIVANSQRYGVSDDPTMVAKIDAVPTGGVKLNESFEVPREQVLAQSPDLVISTWAGGFDDKIGSITRDELAKSGINSFVTPSNCANGATSPRPEDVTTYAKRSVESSFDLLTQLGLIFDVQGRAAQVVQQARASLAALPAPSGPRKRVLVAYPSMTMMTTTGAPAVFGGGIFDDIIDRAGGVNAFGGLTDQQLVEINAEALAAANVDVLVVGLYQPDDDAKKYAEKLFAQFPQWPASKTKTYTSVSDSFYLGPLNAVAVERISDAVHAAG, encoded by the coding sequence ATGGCACTGGTCGCTTGCATCGTGTTGGCCCTCGGCGCCTGTTCCGGGACGAAGGTGCCGGATGCGCCGACGGCGTCGTCAGGCGCTTCTGCGGGCGCCGGGCCGCAGACCACGTATCCGCTGACGATCGACAACTGCGGCCGCGTGGTCACGTTCACTCAGGCGCCGCGCCGGATCGTGCTGCTCAACGGTGCGTCGGTCGCGGAGGTTGAGTCCATGATCGCGCTCGGTGTGCAGGAGCACATCGTGGCGAACAGTCAGCGTTACGGCGTGTCCGACGATCCGACGATGGTCGCGAAGATCGACGCCGTCCCGACCGGTGGGGTGAAGCTCAACGAGAGCTTCGAGGTGCCCCGCGAGCAGGTGCTGGCCCAGTCGCCGGATTTGGTGATCTCGACGTGGGCGGGCGGGTTCGACGACAAGATCGGGTCGATCACCCGGGATGAGCTGGCCAAGTCCGGTATCAACAGCTTCGTGACGCCTTCCAACTGCGCCAACGGCGCGACATCGCCGCGGCCGGAGGATGTGACAACGTACGCGAAGCGGTCGGTTGAGTCGTCCTTCGACTTGCTGACCCAGCTCGGGTTGATCTTCGACGTCCAGGGTCGGGCGGCGCAGGTCGTGCAGCAGGCACGCGCTTCGCTGGCCGCGCTCCCGGCGCCGTCAGGCCCCCGTAAGCGGGTACTGGTCGCGTACCCGAGCATGACGATGATGACCACCACCGGGGCGCCGGCGGTGTTCGGAGGCGGGATTTTCGACGACATCATCGACCGGGCTGGCGGCGTCAACGCGTTCGGCGGCCTGACCGACCAGCAGCTCGTCGAGATCAACGCCGAGGCGCTGGCTGCGGCGAACGTCGATGTTCTGGTGGTCGGCCTGTATCAGCCGGACGACGACGCCAAGAAATATGCTGAGAAGTTGTTCGCGCAGTTCCCGCAATGGCCGGCATCGAAGACGAAGACCTACACCTCGGTGTCGGACAGTTTCTATCTCGGGCCCCTGAACGCGGTGGCAGTCGAGCGGATCAGCGATGCCGTTCACGCGGCCGGCTGA